The proteins below come from a single Micropterus dolomieu isolate WLL.071019.BEF.003 ecotype Adirondacks linkage group LG05, ASM2129224v1, whole genome shotgun sequence genomic window:
- the rgl1 gene encoding ral guanine nucleotide dissociation stimulator-like 1 isoform X1: MISHYPLATLLPWPAGPNHHCPDLDCTLLLEGEGGVALQRYQPCSPESSPRHWSSVQDWGEEVEEGAIYNVTLKRVQIQQAANKGARWLGAEGDRLPPGHTVSQLETCKIRSIRAGTLERLVETLLTAFGDNDLTYTSIFLSTYRAFTCTQTVLQLLLDRYGSVEENEQDTARRQGSETNGAIRNALASILRAWLDQCPEDFQEPPDYPCLHRLMDYLRRALPGSEALRRAEGLLEQLQSQASMDDTDAGFHGNSSFCLGEEEEVEIEVQEDFLSFEADVVAEQLTYMDALLFKKVVPHHCLGSIWSQRDKKHNKHSAPTIRATITQFNAVAACVVSTVLKQRQIRPHLRARVIQRWIDIAQECRIRKNFSSLRAIVSALQSNPLYRLKRAWACVHKDSMQTYEELSDIFSDHNNYLTSRELLMREGTSKFASLESCAKEHQKRTHKRLQLQKEMGAMQGTIPYLGTFLTDLTMLDTALPDLVEGGLINFEKRRREFEVIAQIKLLQSACNSYCLRPEPAFLRWFKSQPQLSEEESYALSCEVEGLGDSSPTSPKPRKSMVKRLSLLFLGTDSNAASSPVREMPRSPPTGSSGESMDSVSVSSSDSSSPSDSEGLTPTHTSDSQQNKLSESSSCTSLHSMDTSSSTASVSLTPASPLLPGLPCTHRRSISLTPMSPCSPSQTPAYNTQAQDACIIRVSLEHGNGNLYKSILLTNQDKTPAVVSRAMAKHNLEVEPEEGYELVQVISEEKELVIPDNGNVFYAMNTSANFDFLLRVRGSARRTVQLRSRCSSTLPRSQHRSSLSLRLSKVTL; encoded by the exons AGCTCAGTGCAGGACTGGGGGGAGGAAGTCGAGGAAGGAGCCATCTACAACGTGACACTAAAGAGGGTTCAGATTCAGCAGGCGGCCAACAAGGGAGCAAGATGGCTAGGG gCGGAGGGCGATCGTCTACCTCCCGGCCACACGGTGAGCCAGCTGGAGACCTGCAAAATCCGAAGTATCCGCGCTGGAACCCTGGAGCGTCTGGTGGAGACATTATTAACAGCGTTCGGTGACAATGACCTCACCTACACCTCCATCTTCCTGTCCACCTACAGAGCCTTCACCTGCACACAGACTGTACTGCAGCTACTGTTAGACAG GTATGGAAGTGTGGAAGAAAACGAGCAAGACACAGCCAGACGCCAAGGCTCTGAAACCAATGGAGCCATCAGAAA TGCCCTGGCTTCTATCCTGCGTGCCTGGCTAGACCAGTGTCCCGAAGACTTCCAGGAGCCTCCTGACTACCCTTGTctccacagactgatggactacCTGCGCAGGGCCCTGCCAGGCTCGGAGGCTCTTAGACGGGCAGAGGGTCTGCTGGAGCAGCTGCAGAGTCAGGCCAGCATGGACGACACTGATG CTGGTTTCCATGGCAACAGTTCTTTCTGcctgggggaggaggaggaagtagaGATTGAGGTCCAGGAGGACTTCCTGTCGTTTGAGGCCGACGTGGTGGCTGAGCAGCTGACCTACATGGACGCG CTGCTGTTTAAAAAGGTTGTACCCCACCACTGCCTGGGCTCTATCTGGTCCCAGAGGGACAAGAAGCACAACAAGCACAGCGCCCCCACCATTCGAGCCACTATTACGCAGTTTAATGCTGTGGCAGCATGCGTGGTCAGCACAGTGTTGAAACAGAGACAGATCAGACCACATCTCAGAGCACGGGTCATCCAGCGCTGGATAGACATCGCTCAG GAGTGTCGAATACGCAAAAACTTCTCGTCTCTGCGAGCCATTGTGTCTGCGCTGCAGTCCAACCCGCTGTACAGACTGAAAAGGGCATGGGCCTGTGTGCACAA AGACAGCATGCAGACATATGAAGAACTGTCGGACATTTTCTCCGATCACAACAACTACCTGACCAGCAGAGAGCTCCTAATGAGG GAAGGCACTTCAAAGTTTGCCAGTCTGGAGAGTTGTGCCAAGGAGCACCAGAAACGCACCCACAAGAGACTACAGCTGCAGAAGGAAATG GGAGCAATGCAAGGAACGATACCGTACTTGGGGACTTTTCTCACCGACCTGACCATGTTGGATACGGCCCTGCCTGACCTAGTAGAG GGTGGGCTGATCAACTTTGAGAAGAGACGCAGG GAGTTTGAGGTGATCGCTCAGATCAAGCTGCTTCAGTCGGCTTGTAACAGCTACTGTCTGAGGCCAGAGCCGGCTTTCCTCCGCTGGTTTAAGAGCCAGCCTCAGCTCAGTGAGGAGGAAAG CTACGCCTTGTCCTGTGAGGTGGAAGGTCTTGGTGACAGCAGCCCAACCTCACCTAAACCTCGAAAAAGCATGGTGAAGAGACTCAGCCT GCTGTTTCTTGGAACAGACAGTAATGCGGCCAGTTCTCCAGTCAGAGAGATGCCGCGCTCGCCTCCTACTGGCAGCTCAGGGGAGAGCATGGACTCAGTCAGCGTGTCTTCCAGTGACTCCAGCAGCCCGTCAGACAGCGAGGGCCTCACTCCCACTCACACCTCCGACTCCCAGCAAAACAAG CTATCGGAATCCTCCTCTTGTACTTCACTCCACTCCATGGACACCAGCTCGTCGACGGCCAGTGTCTCCCTGACTCCCGCATCTCCTTTACTCCCCGGGCTGCCCTGCACCCACAGACGCTCCATCTCGCTCACACCCATGTCCCCTTGCTCCCCGAGCCAAACCCCAGCTTATAACACTCAGGCCCAAGATGCGTGCATCATAAGGGTCAGCCTGGAGCATGGCAACGGGAATCTTTACAAGAGCATATTG TTGACCAATCAAGACAAGACTCCGGCTGTAGTTTCTAGAGCCATGGCGAAGCACAACCTGGAGGTGGAGCCAGAGGAGGGATACGAGCTGGTACAAGTCATCTCTGAGGAGAAAG AACTGGTGATCCCAGACAACGGCAATGTCTTCTATGCCATGAACACCTCAGCCAACTTTGACTTCCTGCTGCGGGTGCGGGGTTCAGCGCGTCGGACAGTCCAGCTGCGAAGCCGGTGTAGCTCCACACTCCCCCGCAGCCAGCACCGCTCGAGCCTGTCGCTCAGACTCAGCAAGGTCACGCTGTGA
- the LOC123970725 gene encoding alpha/beta hydrolase domain-containing protein 17A, protein MNGLSLNELCCLFCCPPCPSRIAAKLAFLPPEPTYAFLPDPEAGPAAPGATGTSSLRGRSGASVAGSGVAGAGAGAVEGRWKLHLTERAEFQYSQRDLDTTEVFLTRSSRGNRIGCMYIRCVPNARFTVLFSHGNAVDLGQMSSFYIGLGTRINCNIFSYDYSGYGVSTGKPTEKNLYADIDAAWHALRTRYGISPENIILYGQSIGTVPTVDLASRYECAAVVLHSPLTSGMRVAFPDTKKTYCFDAFPNIEKVSKITSPVLIIHGTEDEVIDFSHGLALFERCPKAVEPLWVEGAGHNDIELYSQYLERLRRFIGQELAVQHA, encoded by the exons ATGAATGGCCTCTCTCTCAATGAGCTCTGCTGCCTGTTCTGCTGCCCGCCTTGCCCCAGCCGCATCGCAGCCAAACTCGCCTTCCTGCCCCCTGAGCCCACGTACGCCTTTCTTCCAGACCCAGAGGCAGGACCCGCTGCACCAGGGGCAACAGGGACATCCAGCCTGCGGGGGCGGAGCGGCGCATCAGTTGCTGGAAGCGGAGTGGCTGGGGCTGGGGCTGGGGCTGTGGAGGGGAGATGGAAGCTGCACCTGACAGAGCGAGCGGAGTTTCAGTACTCGCAGAGAGATCTGGACACGACGGAGGTGTTCCTCACTCGATCCAGCCGAGGCAACAGAATCGGCTGCATGTACATTCGCTGTGTTCCTAATGCCAG ATTTACAGTGCTCTTCTCCCACGGTAACGCAGTCGACCTGGGCCAGATGAGCAGCTTCTACATCGGCCTTGGCACTCGTATCAACTGCAACATCTTTTCCTACGACTACTCAGGCTACGGTGTCAGCACTGGCAAGCCCACTGAGAAGAATCTCTATGCAGACATCGATGCTGCCTGGCATGCCCTGCGCACACG GTATGGCATTAGCCCAGAGAACATTATCCTGTACGGACAGAGCATTGGCACAGTACCCACTGTAGACCTGGCATCGCGGTATGAGTGTGctgctgtggttcttcactCACCTCTAACATCTGGCATGAGAGTGGCCTTTCCTGACACCAAGAAAACATATTGCTTCGACGCTTTCCCCAA CATTGAGAAAGTGTCCAAAATCACGTCCCCGGTGCTCATCATCCACGGGACAGAGGACGAGGTGATTGACTTCTCCCACGGCCTGGCTTTGTTCGAGCGCTGCCCCAAGGCTGTGGAGCCCCTCTGGGTGGAGGGAGCGGGACACAACGACATTGAACTGTACAGCCAGTATCTGGAGCGCCTGCGCCGCTTCATAGGACAGGAGTTGGCAGTGCAGCACGCCTGA
- the rgl1 gene encoding ral guanine nucleotide dissociation stimulator-like 1 isoform X2, with amino-acid sequence MKETLTMKFAWKTKMSSVQDWGEEVEEGAIYNVTLKRVQIQQAANKGARWLGAEGDRLPPGHTVSQLETCKIRSIRAGTLERLVETLLTAFGDNDLTYTSIFLSTYRAFTCTQTVLQLLLDRYGSVEENEQDTARRQGSETNGAIRNALASILRAWLDQCPEDFQEPPDYPCLHRLMDYLRRALPGSEALRRAEGLLEQLQSQASMDDTDAGFHGNSSFCLGEEEEVEIEVQEDFLSFEADVVAEQLTYMDALLFKKVVPHHCLGSIWSQRDKKHNKHSAPTIRATITQFNAVAACVVSTVLKQRQIRPHLRARVIQRWIDIAQECRIRKNFSSLRAIVSALQSNPLYRLKRAWACVHKDSMQTYEELSDIFSDHNNYLTSRELLMREGTSKFASLESCAKEHQKRTHKRLQLQKEMGAMQGTIPYLGTFLTDLTMLDTALPDLVEGGLINFEKRRREFEVIAQIKLLQSACNSYCLRPEPAFLRWFKSQPQLSEEESYALSCEVEGLGDSSPTSPKPRKSMVKRLSLLFLGTDSNAASSPVREMPRSPPTGSSGESMDSVSVSSSDSSSPSDSEGLTPTHTSDSQQNKLSESSSCTSLHSMDTSSSTASVSLTPASPLLPGLPCTHRRSISLTPMSPCSPSQTPAYNTQAQDACIIRVSLEHGNGNLYKSILLTNQDKTPAVVSRAMAKHNLEVEPEEGYELVQVISEEKELVIPDNGNVFYAMNTSANFDFLLRVRGSARRTVQLRSRCSSTLPRSQHRSSLSLRLSKVTL; translated from the exons ATGAAAGAAACGCTCACCATGAAATTCGCCTGGAAAACTAAAATG AGCTCAGTGCAGGACTGGGGGGAGGAAGTCGAGGAAGGAGCCATCTACAACGTGACACTAAAGAGGGTTCAGATTCAGCAGGCGGCCAACAAGGGAGCAAGATGGCTAGGG gCGGAGGGCGATCGTCTACCTCCCGGCCACACGGTGAGCCAGCTGGAGACCTGCAAAATCCGAAGTATCCGCGCTGGAACCCTGGAGCGTCTGGTGGAGACATTATTAACAGCGTTCGGTGACAATGACCTCACCTACACCTCCATCTTCCTGTCCACCTACAGAGCCTTCACCTGCACACAGACTGTACTGCAGCTACTGTTAGACAG GTATGGAAGTGTGGAAGAAAACGAGCAAGACACAGCCAGACGCCAAGGCTCTGAAACCAATGGAGCCATCAGAAA TGCCCTGGCTTCTATCCTGCGTGCCTGGCTAGACCAGTGTCCCGAAGACTTCCAGGAGCCTCCTGACTACCCTTGTctccacagactgatggactacCTGCGCAGGGCCCTGCCAGGCTCGGAGGCTCTTAGACGGGCAGAGGGTCTGCTGGAGCAGCTGCAGAGTCAGGCCAGCATGGACGACACTGATG CTGGTTTCCATGGCAACAGTTCTTTCTGcctgggggaggaggaggaagtagaGATTGAGGTCCAGGAGGACTTCCTGTCGTTTGAGGCCGACGTGGTGGCTGAGCAGCTGACCTACATGGACGCG CTGCTGTTTAAAAAGGTTGTACCCCACCACTGCCTGGGCTCTATCTGGTCCCAGAGGGACAAGAAGCACAACAAGCACAGCGCCCCCACCATTCGAGCCACTATTACGCAGTTTAATGCTGTGGCAGCATGCGTGGTCAGCACAGTGTTGAAACAGAGACAGATCAGACCACATCTCAGAGCACGGGTCATCCAGCGCTGGATAGACATCGCTCAG GAGTGTCGAATACGCAAAAACTTCTCGTCTCTGCGAGCCATTGTGTCTGCGCTGCAGTCCAACCCGCTGTACAGACTGAAAAGGGCATGGGCCTGTGTGCACAA AGACAGCATGCAGACATATGAAGAACTGTCGGACATTTTCTCCGATCACAACAACTACCTGACCAGCAGAGAGCTCCTAATGAGG GAAGGCACTTCAAAGTTTGCCAGTCTGGAGAGTTGTGCCAAGGAGCACCAGAAACGCACCCACAAGAGACTACAGCTGCAGAAGGAAATG GGAGCAATGCAAGGAACGATACCGTACTTGGGGACTTTTCTCACCGACCTGACCATGTTGGATACGGCCCTGCCTGACCTAGTAGAG GGTGGGCTGATCAACTTTGAGAAGAGACGCAGG GAGTTTGAGGTGATCGCTCAGATCAAGCTGCTTCAGTCGGCTTGTAACAGCTACTGTCTGAGGCCAGAGCCGGCTTTCCTCCGCTGGTTTAAGAGCCAGCCTCAGCTCAGTGAGGAGGAAAG CTACGCCTTGTCCTGTGAGGTGGAAGGTCTTGGTGACAGCAGCCCAACCTCACCTAAACCTCGAAAAAGCATGGTGAAGAGACTCAGCCT GCTGTTTCTTGGAACAGACAGTAATGCGGCCAGTTCTCCAGTCAGAGAGATGCCGCGCTCGCCTCCTACTGGCAGCTCAGGGGAGAGCATGGACTCAGTCAGCGTGTCTTCCAGTGACTCCAGCAGCCCGTCAGACAGCGAGGGCCTCACTCCCACTCACACCTCCGACTCCCAGCAAAACAAG CTATCGGAATCCTCCTCTTGTACTTCACTCCACTCCATGGACACCAGCTCGTCGACGGCCAGTGTCTCCCTGACTCCCGCATCTCCTTTACTCCCCGGGCTGCCCTGCACCCACAGACGCTCCATCTCGCTCACACCCATGTCCCCTTGCTCCCCGAGCCAAACCCCAGCTTATAACACTCAGGCCCAAGATGCGTGCATCATAAGGGTCAGCCTGGAGCATGGCAACGGGAATCTTTACAAGAGCATATTG TTGACCAATCAAGACAAGACTCCGGCTGTAGTTTCTAGAGCCATGGCGAAGCACAACCTGGAGGTGGAGCCAGAGGAGGGATACGAGCTGGTACAAGTCATCTCTGAGGAGAAAG AACTGGTGATCCCAGACAACGGCAATGTCTTCTATGCCATGAACACCTCAGCCAACTTTGACTTCCTGCTGCGGGTGCGGGGTTCAGCGCGTCGGACAGTCCAGCTGCGAAGCCGGTGTAGCTCCACACTCCCCCGCAGCCAGCACCGCTCGAGCCTGTCGCTCAGACTCAGCAAGGTCACGCTGTGA